The Coffea arabica cultivar ET-39 chromosome 6e, Coffea Arabica ET-39 HiFi, whole genome shotgun sequence genome contains the following window.
ATGAAATACAGTACAAGAGAGGCTCAGAAAATGGggtagctgatgccttgtcCAGAAGGAGATTGGAGGGAATTGACACGGGCAGTGAACAAGCTGAGCACCAGGTATGTGCCATCTCCACAGTTCAACCTAGGTGGATGCAGGAGGTGCTAGAAAGTTATACTGGGGATACAGTGGTTCAGCAGAAGTTAGCTGAGATACTACTGGACCCCCAAGCAGATCTAGATTATCAGGTGGAAGGAGGGGTACTCAAGTTCAAAGGGAAACTGTATGTAGGCTCAGCCAATGACATCAGGGTCAGGCTCAGCCAATGACATCAGGGTCAGGCTGATCAGGCTCTTGCATGACTCAGCAATTGGGGTCACTCAGGACAGAGGGGATGTCTGCACAGAATACAGGCTTTGTTCCATTGGCTTGGGTTAAAAAGGGATGTTATCCAATATGTCAGATCCTGTGATGTTTGCCAGAGGAACAAGCACGAAAATGTCCCTTATCCTGGTCTACTGCAGCCTATTCCAGTGCCTCAACAAGCCTGGTCACACCTTACCATGGACTTCATTGAGCAACTACCACTATCTCATGGATTTGATACCATACTGGTAGTGGTGGATCGATTCACTAAGTTCAGTCACTTTATCAAACTCACTCATCCTTATTCTGCACAGCAGGTGGCTCAGATTTTTCTGGATAATGTATACAGGCTACATGGTCTACCAGAAACAATCATATCTGATAGGGACAGGATTTTTCTTAGTAACTTCTGGCAGGAATTATTTCGTTTATTGGGAGTGAATTTGCACTATAGTTCAGCATATCATCCCCAATCAGACGGACAAACTGAAAGGGTCAATCAGTGCTTGGAAAACTACCTCAGATGTATGTGCAGTAACCACCCTTCCCACTGGAGCAGCTGGCTACCTACAGCTGAATTATGGTACAATTCTAACTTTCACACCAGCTTGCAGCTAACACCTTTTGAGGCATTGTATGGATATAAACCTACTCATATACCCTTGGGACCCTTCCATGATAGCATCATACCTGCTGCCAGCAGTATGGTCCAGTCAAGGCTTCAGGTCATATCTCTCATCAAAGAGAACTTGGCCAAAGCTCAAAATTGCATGAAGGTTTTCGCTGACAAACATCGTTCAGAGAGAGAGTTCCAGGAAGGGGATTGGGTATTTCTCAAGTTACAACCTTATAGGCAACAGTCGGTTGCTATTCGTAGAAGCTTAAAACTATCTGCCAAATATTTTGGACCCTTCCAGATTAGTGCAAAGGTGGGAGCAGTAGCCTACAAACTCAAATTACCCGAGGGGGCCAGGATTCATCCAGTATTTCACGTCTCCTTACTCAAGAAGAAGGTAGGACTTGCACAGAGTGTGGAGTCCAACCTGCCGGAATTAGATATGACAGACCAATGCCTATTGAGGCCAGAGAAGGTTCTCTAGAGAAGGGCAATAATGAGAGCTGCTAAACCAGTCGTCCAATACTTGGTAAAATGGAACAATTTACCAGAGTCGGAATCATCGTGGGAGGATAGAAGCTTCATAGATAGCCAGTTCCCAGACTTCCAAGCTTGAGGACAAGCTTTTTGTTAAGAAGGTGGGACTGTCAGGACCAAATAAAGTACCACAGGGTCGTTTAGTGTAGCAACCTTTGCGTTTAACCAATCAGTGATAATACGATGCCATTCTACTTAAGGAAGGGCGGTGGATGTAATGAGCGCTAAATTCTGTTGGGATCAATTGAATAAATAGTCCCTCTGCATTTGTAATACGGTTATGAGAATAAATGCCAGAAtcattttctctttcctctctgttagctctctctctctccctttcccTCCCTCTCATCTTTTCTGATTCtttcttgttcttcttttctttcccgtTCTCTATACTCAGTTCCAATTCCAGAAATTGTCTTGCGACCCTGACGTTCTGCTTTACTAAAAGGGTCCCTACCTTTATATTAGACTCTAGCTAATTAGCCACATCGCGAAATCATTGGTCTTGATCCAATGATTAAGGAGAGTCCCTTTAAGAGCTCTCCGGTGCACTAGGTCGGGGATTAAAATCCCATCTAGTGCATCACACAATTTCTTGTTCTTAAAAAATTCATAGAGTACAACAGTGCACTTAACTAAATTCACCCTCCAACTTccatacaaattttttttagacTAGTCCAATAATGTAAGAGTAGGAATATGTTAGATATTTGTTATTGcagggggaaaacaaaaaaaagactAGCCACGCAGTAAAGAAAACAGAGAGGATAGCAGAGATGAGGGAAGGAGCAAAAAAGGAACGAAAACAAGGCCAACGACAAATTTCTACAAGCTGGTTACTTAAATGGGCAACACGCCCATTTTAGGGGCCGAACCCATGAAATCAGGTGTCTGGGCTAACACGTCACGCTCAAAGGCATGAGCTTTGTAAAAGTGCAACCTCTCAAGCCCAAATACGACACCACCAAGGGCTATACACTTCAAGAGACCATAGGGCGCACTATCTAAAGTTCACACGCCAATCGCTAACAAGTCCAATTGGCTCTCCCTTTCCCATCGTACAGGAATAGAAATAATGTAAATTGTTACCgttaaacaaaaacaaaaaaaaaaaaagaaaagaaaaacagataTAGTAAAATAATTAGTTGGCGGCCTTCGCTACTTTCAATAGTATCTATCAGATATGTAAAACAATAGTAACTAAAGTATCGAAAACCAGATAGCTCAAATTCCTAGGAGAAAAACTGCTGAGAAAATTTGTTGTTTAACCCATATTGGTTTAGCTCGCAAAACTAGGAAGATGCTACATAGGAACAACTCAAACTCAGGAGAAAGGATATCAACTAGACTGAATGAAAAATTCTCAAACTCCAGATTTGCGCAACTCAGCTGCTCCATGTGCAAAATGACACCTCTCCGCAAAGGTGCAGGAACCTTTCGCAAAATTCTCACACAGTTTGGTCTTGTAGTTGCTCCCTGGAGGGGCAGGGCCTCCAGGAATCGCAGGTGCCCTTCCTGGGCCACCTACTGGTCCAAGGCTGGCAATAAGCTCTCTTACCATTGCACTTGCTTGCTGGATTTGTTCAAATGTACCTTCGAGCTCAATGTTCCTCAGATTTGGATTACTCTCGTGCTCTCGAATAGCTAACTTAACACCTGTCTGACGACAAATCTGCTTGGAGTTCACCCCACTCTTCCCAATGATGGCTCCTGCTAGGGAAGCTTCCACACTAATTTTGGCTGTCGCTGAAGCACCAAAACTAGCAGCAGGTCCAGGTACAACTGGCTCCATGCGGCCACCAAATCGTCCAGGAATTGCACTCATTGTGTGAGGTGGTGATGGCGCAATAGGCTTGCCAAGCTCCCAATCACCGTGAGCAAAATGACACTTATCACCAAACTTGCATCCTTCGGCAGTATTATATTTAttgcaaattttggttttaactGTTGCTGAAACAGCACCATTTGGTACAGATGTCGGCGCTGCTGCACCTCGTGGGCCTGGGGCAGGAGGCAGATTCATCATCTGGGCAACAGCATTATAGCCACCAGGTACATGGTGAAGGAAATGGCAACTCTCCCCAAATGGGCAGCCAGCAGTGCTACAAAGAAACACAATCCAACACTCAGATCAAACTTTTGCCAAATCTCACAAGAGTCTAAATCTGAAATATTACCAGAATAAGTCAGGCAGCATTTTCCTTGGAAATAGATTATGTTTGAAAAACTAAGATATTGTTGAAAGAAAATTCGATCTCGTAGTCACCAAGTTGACTTTACAGAGCCATTTTATACTTAAACAGGAATATAGATGCTGAAATGGACACAATTAAAAGATGCCATACATTTGGTAACCCAGAAAAGTTTAAAATTGAAAGGGCAGCAATCCATAAAGGAAAAAACAGACAGAAAGATGGTATTCACTTTATTTACAATTTGACATGAAAACCAAGAATCATGATTGACAAACATAAAAATATGTATAGTTACGTCTTAGTCCTGAGAGTACAGAGGTCAAGAATTCAAAAGAAGTCTTCCCCTGCCACTCGCCCGCAAAACCCATCTCACCATACAAAGAATGGGGATGGTCATATGGAAAAGAGGATTGACAAAGTTTGCCATtcaggttgattaaaatctgtAAAATTCCCAATACAGCAGAGAAACATGATTATACTCAAGGCCTATGAATTTCTTTATTTCTATTAACGCTGATGTTTGAAATGAAGCACTAGAGAAGCCTTCAGAGACTTGTTAATGGTGCTAAATGTTTGTTATTGATGAGTAAAACATTCCAGAATCAAGACCACAGGCTAAACAATAAAAAAAGCCACTACACAAGATACACTAAAGGCATCATCATCAATATCCAAGTTTTTCTGTTTCACGTGAAGCATTTTCCATGACTAGTCGCTGCTCGTCAAGACAATTAAATGGCGGACAAGAACCGAGAGTAATTAATTAGGCCTCACTTTCagacaaaaatttgaaatattttacatcTCTACACAAGTGAAATGATTGTTCTGCAAAAATGTGTCTGCAACATTCAATGTTAATATCAACTAACATTCAATAAGCAGAAAAACATC
Protein-coding sequences here:
- the LOC113697599 gene encoding zinc finger CCCH domain-containing protein 14-like, yielding MDIRKRNRTDSNLNANGGFKKSKPEMDSLSSGIGSKSKPCTKFFSTAGCPFGESCHFLHHVPGGYNAVAQMMNLPPAPGPRGAAAPTSVPNGAVSATVKTKICNKYNTAEGCKFGDKCHFAHGDWELGKPIAPSPPHTMSAIPGRFGGRMEPVVPGPAASFGASATAKISVEASLAGAIIGKSGVNSKQICRQTGVKLAIREHESNPNLRNIELEGTFEQIQQASAMVRELIASLGPVGGPGRAPAIPGGPAPPGSNYKTKLCENFAKGSCTFAERCHFAHGAAELRKSGV